TGAGAGAGTATTGCAAGGCCAATAATATACTGGTGACTGCATACTCGATTTTGGGTGGCAAAGGAACCGCATGGGGCTCCAATTCAGTTTTGGGTTCCGAGGTGCTTAACCAGATTGCTATCGCCAGAGGAAAGTCTATTGCTCAGGTTTGTCAAGTTCTCCGCATATATCATATGCCATAGCATTCGCATCACGGATATTTGTCATGCATAGAATTTAACATCTTTAACTTACATTCTGATCAGGTTAGTATGAGATGGGTATACGAGCAAGGNNNNNNNNNNNNNNNNNNNNNNNNNNNNNNNNNNNNNNNNNNNNNNNNNNNNNNNNNNNNNNNNNNNNNNNNNNNNNNNNNNNNNNNNNNNNNNNNNNNNNNNNNNNNNNNNNNNNNNNNNNNNNNNNNNNNNNNNNNNNNNNNNNNNNNNNGCGATTCTTGTGGTGAAAAGTTTCAGTGAAAAGAATATGAGGGAAAACTTGAACATATTCGATTGGGAACTGACTAAGGAAGACTTGGAAAGGATTGGTGAGATTCCACAGCGCAGATTAATAATTCAGGAATTTATGATATCATCTAATGGACCTTTCAAATCTCTAGAAGAGTTCTGGGATGAAAAAGCTGCTTGAAACTTCATGTTAGAACATGCTATGGTCATTGAATTGCCATTATTTGTTTCCGGACGTGTTTAACGTTGTATGTATGCAATCATTGACATCTTTTTAATATTTGGTtccttttgttttgtttcttgccTATCTATATAATTGATTTGGTGCTGCTCTCAGCATAATACCATTGGCGAATTATCCTTTTATTTATATTATACACTCGATAACCTTTTAATTGTTGAGAACACAATTGTTGCAGCATTGTTAATCGGTGCGCAATTATTATAGAACGCACCAAAATCTATAAATGACCGGGGATTTTCGAGTTTGTTCTATATGAATTTTAGTTGCCTCTCCCCAGTATATTTGCACCTCATTGTCAGCATTCTCATTCGACCATCAAAATTTTCTTATAGCGTAGCCATGTTATGTCGTTGTCAAATGGATCCCATTCAGGGCCGGATCAAAACTCAATCAATGACTCTACCGGAGATATTTCTGAATATAATCCTTGTGAGAGTACCAATAATTTGGTGGGGATTAATTCCAGCAGTCTGAGACCGACACATGTACGACACCTTTGTTACTCTGTTTTCATCTAACCTTGTTAAATGGTTATTGTTTGAAGAACCCAATAGGCCAATACTTCTCCTATGTCTGATTTAATAATAGGTTGGCTTGGTTTCCAACCATAAATAAACATTTATCCTTGTTACATAAAGTTTGATTTGGACTAAGGAAATGCTTAGAACTCATTTAAGagatttctgttgcaatttttaatTTGTTTGATCCAACGATCTTACCATCAGGCTAGTAGTaggtgttggaaaacgattaataaaaatttatttttaatggtttaataaaaataataatttattattttcgtttgtgaatgaaaaacttatcaGTCCCACATCGTgtagtttccacttcttaaattgttttacttCATTATATAAAGAAAGTCACTACttctgtaaaatctatgggaaaggggttgctctatattttagagggacccctaagtgAAACTactttatagcgtttcttaagagttcgtgattttccttaacggttttttcggagttgccaagctcaagttgagcatctactacatatgctagtagtatgtGTAGTagagtgttttatcctggagatatccgtcctgtgagggctatagcatcactcttgagtgtagccgggcgctaatgtcttaagggaaacgtgttgaacaaGTGATTCACTctgttttttccaaagttttgccttgttgctgttgtggagatatgagaagctcgttcgttccgtcaatcgatcaattccattataaaggagctaagtatcaatatgGGTCATTTGTCCCTTTTCCGTTTGTTTAACCCTTTTCCGaaacagaaaatgggtcattttttCTGTTTGTTTAATCCTTTTCCGaaacagaaaatgggtcatttttccaaatatttttaaaacgtggttctaatggacgagtgaAAATAAGTATGGGTGAAATTGACACcagaaaaatagcaagaatgaaactggattcatcctggcttaaacttaaaaaaagagcgaggatgaaaacacaaaattgaaaataggtaggatgaaactgtttacatcttggctatttttatattctcGTCAATtttaacaatatcaaattttacatgtctttttcaccccgaaattgttgattttggtctttctaaccaattttgtgtttccgAAAAGAATTTCTTTTTCTTGGCGACCGACCCAACCCAAGTATGAACTTAGCCCTACCCTAGGTTCAAGGTCCCTGCTTTTTTTCACAGTTCATGTAGACCGGAGTCTACGGTCTACCAAGTACCAACAGTAAAAAAAACTCTAACATTCATGATAATAATACTGTAAGACAAGGCTGCCACCTACGGTTACTAAAATCCACCCTTTAACCCTACGAACTACTACGATTACGATGTATTTGGTAACCCGTGTAAAATTTGGTAATTATTATCTCATTGTTACCGACAAGCAAATAGTAACATCCTTATCGTGTATACGGCTTCAACATGCACCACAATAAGCATGACGTACATTATCCACAAACATGTCTAAATAGTTATGCTAGTTATTACATACCAAATGCCTCTTTATAAGCAATATAAAGGGAACATTAAAACGCCACCAACAACAAAATCAGATCATAATCTCACCTCATTTGTACATGGAGAGTACTCTTCCCTATAATTTCCTTCTACTTCTTCCTCTACTTCTCCTTCCTGTATATTTTCTCATCACATTATTCAAAGGCAGAAATGACCGAAATAAACCCAATTTCCCACCTGGTCCTCCTAAGCTTCCAATCATTGTAAATTTACATCAACTTGCAAAACCTCCTAATCAAGCACTATCAAAAATATATGGTACCAACAATTGTAATATCCTCTGCTGAAGATGCCCAACAAATCTTGAAAACACATGATCTTGAGTTTTGTACCAGACCTCAACTTGCTGGACCAAAACGTCTTTCGTATAACTACAAAGATATGGCTTTTTTCCCATATGGAGAGTATTGGAGAGAAATTGGAAAAATATGTGTTCTTGAACTTTATAGTACAAAAAGGGTGCAATCTTTTAAGGCAGTCAGGGCAGAGGAAGTCGTCGTTTTGATCGAATCCAAATCATCTGATTCTTCAAATATCACTCTCGTTGATGTTTTAGAAAAGTTAACAAGTTTTGCGCACAAAACAATCTCCAGAGTTGCTTTTGGTTGCGCAAGTGGTCAAAGTAAGAACCAATTTGATGATGGAACAGTCACAGCAATTCTTAAGGAAGTCGTGGTTGTTTTGAGTGGTTTCTCGGCGACCGACTTCTTTCCTAATGTAGGTTGGATTGTTGATAGGATCATTGGAATGCACAGAAAAACTGaaaaatgttggattaacttcaacattgaGGCTAAGATAGTCTCTAACATGTTTGGTTAGAATAAGGAAGCCTAGCATGTATTCCTAAAGATAATTAGGTTCCAACTAGTTCTAAGAAGAGGAAATACATGTAGTaaaggacaagattaggaaattgatgtaatcccaaggaattagaagtcatctagctctaagaaaaggaaatacatgtaataaggtaataggactaggaaaaggaattcatagttctatatatatatgatcaccaaagttgtagtTGATCATAAGAGCAAGATTAGaaattgtgtttagttttgagagattttctaaacatcaataaagagagttgcctttatataagctaagtttcatcttgaagttgccattaattggtatcagagcttgtttctgagccatggaaaccgaaaccaccattgtgggtgcaaaacagttcacaccaccatcaatacaagttccaatcctcaacgccacaaactacacagtatgggccatgagaataaAGGTACTGatgaaacaattgatcctggtacattggacccagacaaaaacaatgttgccattggattactctttcaagcaataccagaatgtcttgttctacaagttggtgaacaggaaacttcaaagaaaatttgggatgcaataaaggcacgtaatctcggagatgatcaagttaaagaagcccgtctgcaaaccttaatgtctgaatttgaaagagtgaggatgaaagacactgatactattgatagctttgcaggaaagctatcagagatagcctcaaaagctgcgtcacttggacaatccattgatgaagataaactggtaaagaagtttctcaatagtttaccaagatccaagtatattcatatcatagcttctctcgaacaagtcttagatttaaataaGACtatctatgaagatataattggaagattgaaagcatatgaagagagaatccttgatgaagaaaacaatggagaaactcaaggaaaactcttgtacacaaactcttaccaacaaaactctgcgacaagaggaagaggtcgtggaagaggtggttgagtaaacagaggccgaggaaggggaggaaggtttaactcacaagatcgaacaacaagtcagaatgatcaaaaccaagggaaagaaaagaaggatagatcaaacattatttgttacagatgtgataaaccaggacacttctcctctatatgccctgaaagaatacaaaagatggaagaagaaaataagaatgaaacaagggaagcagatacaactcttttcatgcacgaagttgtattcttaaacgaagggaaactaataccaaagaactacgaatcaaaggatggagaagaaggaatctggtatttagataatggagccaacaatcacatgactggtaagagacactacttttctgaactcaatgagaaaatcaaaggacaagtgaagtttggggatgaatcttctgtagaaattgaaggaaaatgatcaattctatttcCGAGCAAGACCGAAGAAcaaaagcttgtcacaaacatctactttatcccaaacttacaaagcaatattctaagtttaggacaagctataGAAGTTGGAtttgatgttagaatgcgacaagattatctaacagttcatgacccaagtggaagacttttagttagagtctcacgctcacagaatcgactctacaagataagtctcatgattggaaggccattgtgtctgaatatgagactggaagatcagacatggaagtggcacgcaaggttaggacacataagtttcaaaaccttaaaaactatgtcttagaacaagatggttcgagggctaccacagataaacgatgaatcaaggatctgtgaatcatgtttagttgggaaacaaacgcgtcaaggttttccaaaagcaacaacattcagagcctcaaagccattagagcttcttcatgctgatttatgtggtcctattacaccacaacaaaacagagtggtggagaggagaaacatgactctaatggagatgacaagaagttattTAAAGGCTATgtaggtacctaattatctatggggagaattTGTActacactccacatacctaataaacaggatacctacgaaagttctgaaagacatgactccatatggaagtttgcgaaagagaaaatcaaacatagatcatttaagagtgtttggttgcaaagcatacgcaaaagttgattctgcaactcttaagaaactggatgatcgatctcagactcttgtgcatctaggaattgagcctggatccaaagcttacagattattcaatccaacaacgaaaagagtaatagtgagtcgagatgtggtattcgatgaaaaagcaaactggaactggaaagaaactaatgatggaccaagtagggatccaagaatgtttcacatgagatgggttcaagtaattgatgaaggcgaaggacccataatcatcaataccaatggaaacaatgatgttaatcaagaagaagaagagaataatgaaaacactgagaataacgaagaagtagaagaagaagaataagaagaataagaagaagaggaggaggagatcgatgaaataactcaacccatttcactgcaaaaatcaacaagacagatacaaaagccacaatatctggaggattattttcttcaagctgcagaagaatgtgagattatgctactttctgttaatgatgaaccaaggaattttcaggaagcaaaggtctcgactaaatggacacaagcatgtagaagagaaattatttcaatcaacagaaacaagacttgatttctagttgataagccagatgggattcagattaaacatgaagcttatgcaaggagaattctgaaagaagcaggacttgaaacttgtaatccaacaaagataccaatggagtttggacttaaagtttcaaaggcacaagaagaagcagagattgattcaacgtgttatagaagaaatgttgggtgTCTTtggtacttgttacacacaagaccagacttggctttctcagtGGGAGTAGCTAATCGTTATATGCAAAGTCCACGCAAGTATCATGGTGACATCATGAAGCAAATATTAAGATACCTAAAAAGAACAATCAcgtatggattgaagtatggtcgaggaggatcaaaaggaattgttgggtatagtgacagcagtcataatattgaccaagatgatggaaaatgtacaactggtcatatattctatctaggagaagcacctattacatgttgttcacagaagcaagacacagtagctctgtcatcctgtgaagctgagttcatggccgcaacagaagcatctaaacaatcaatatggcttcaagaattgttgggtgaaatcaaaggaagagaacctgaaaaagttctcatcaagattgataataagtatgcaattgcactcactaaaaatccagtgtttcataggaagacgaaacacattcacaaaaggtatcatttcatacgagaatgtatcgagaaggagatcatcaacgttgaacacataccaggaactcaGCAGAAAGAAGATATACTAACAAAGGCactagctcggatcaagtttgaagaaatgagaaaactgattggagtacaagacaTGTCACAAGtgcagttgaagcttaagggggagaatgttggattaacttcaacattgaGGCTAAGATAGTCTCTAACATGTTTGGTTAGAATAAGGAAAGCCTAGCATGTATTCCTAAAGGGAATTAGGTTCCAACTAGTTCTAAGAATAGGAAATACATGTGTaaaggacaagattaggaaattgatgtaatcctaggggaattagaagtcatctagttctaagaaaaggaaagacatgtaataaggtaataggactaggaaaaggaattcatagttctatatatatatgatcaccaaagttgtggttgatcataagagcaagattagagcttgtgtttagttttgagagattttctaaacatcaataaagagaattGTCATTAtgtaagctaagtttcatcttgaatTGCCATTAAAAAATGCTTCCATGATTTGGACAATTTTTTCAACAAATGATAGATGAACATGTCAACCCGGAGACACTGAAACTGGATCATGAAGACATCATATACGTTTTCTTAAACTAGAGAAGGATCAACAGAGTACGATTCATCTCACACACGACCATATCAAAGCAATTCTTATGGTAATTAAttccatttttttctctttttattattTGACACGGTGAGTGAAGTTTTTAGAAATCAACAAACTCTATTTAGGATTTTGAACCTCTGAAGTCTGACCACAAGTATGGCCATGATACTTAGCAGTCAGGTTTTTATcaccaaaaaataataattagtatttTAGTACATATTTTTGATTCTTGCTTCTTAGTTTCTACATTTTAGCATAATCTTACGCCACACATATGATTTTCTGTGTAAACCTTATCAGAACGTATTTCTTGGTGGAGTAGACTCACCGGCTGTAGCAGTGAGTTGGGCAATGGCAGAACTGACTAAAAATCCAAAAGCATTGAAGAAAGTTCAAGAAGAGATTAGAAACTATGTGGGATCAAAAAGGAAGGTTGAAGAATCAGACCTTGATAATTTCAAATACTTAAAAATGGTATTTAAAGAAACTCTGAGGTTGCATCCACAAGCTCCATTGCTTCTAAGAGAAAGCATGGAACATAGAAAGATCAATGGATACGACATATACCCCAAAACAAGGgttctaataaatgtgtgggAAAATGGGAGGAGTCCACAATATTGGAAAAACCCAGAAGAATTTTTCCCAGAGAGATTCAAAGATAGCTCCATTGATTATCTTGGAAGCCAAAATTTTGAATACATACCTTTTGGGGGAGGTAGAAGGGGTTTCCCAGGAATGAATATGGCTGTCGTGTTAACAGAGCTTATCCTTGCTAATTTATTGTACGCTTTCGATTGGGAATTACCAAAAGGAATGAACAAGGAGGACATAAGCATGGAGGAATCATTATCAGGCCTTATTATTCATAAGAAAATTCCGCTTAAACTTGTACCCATCAAGTTTGTATGACTGGGAGAAATCTAAATAAGAGAATTTTGCATGAATGTTTTTTATATTTTGCCTCTCTTTTTTCACAACTCACTTAGTAAAACTCCACAGCGACAagcaaagaaaaaataataacacTTCTAGATAGGTTTAAGATTGTGTTAGTGTACACGGCCTCAACATGCACCACAATATCAATGGCGCTATCTACAAGGATGATGTATGGGGGTTACCGAATTCTACTGGCTCATAGCAGCCATGATTGTTTAGCCAAGCAAATTATTGGAttctttttagttatttttttctttgttatacGATTAGCAGAAATGGACTTGTCATAATCAATGACGGACCTACAGCCCCCTTTAGCCCGGGTAGGCTTCCTAATCCacaagccaattttttttttttttgctcgaccaaAACTTCTAGCCCGGATCTTAAAAGGAAATTTTTTCTTTCCTGGATCCGTCCCTGGTCATAATTAACGTAATTGGTAGTCAAGGAAAAATTTAGCACTAGAGGTCAGGCGTTCATGTTCCCATGGCCCCCCCTACTCAGTAATTTCCACCCTGCATCAATGCTTAAGTCTTTGTGGTGTAAATGTTTGAATAGTTATGCTAGTTATTATCAAAAGACCACACAAGAAGATGTTAGTGGGAAAAAGATGGAAAGTTCACCGTAAAATCTTTTATGAGCATTTGGAGAACCCAAGTACCTTTTGATTCCCGAAAAACGAATTCTAACGTGCCGACTAAGGCTCCATTTTGACTATCGATAATCTTTACCGTAGAGGTCGTATTGCGGCAAATAGGTGTGTTATGTGTAAAAAGAGTATCGAATCTGTCAATCACTTACTCCTTCATTGCACCAAGgcagggacgggcctagcaaggggctaacCCCGGCTATAGCCCGTCCCATGTTTTGGTCAAACAAAAAATTTGTATGCAAAATTTGGGTGAATATGTGTCCAGCCCACCCAAAATCAGAGTTTGATAGTGTAGTTTCTAGCCCAAGTAGATTTTATCCCATAACAAGATAGATTTAAACAAGAATTCAGTTTAAAACAtgactcttcttcttctcaccTCACTTATTTTTCATTGTTTCTTATATAAACTACTATTTATTCTCTCTATTCATGTTTTTTTCTATGAATTTAGTTCATGTTGATATTTATTTGTCTAGTCTCTTATAGGAAAACCTCGACTTTCCCTAATTATGCGGTTTGTTTTAAGAAAAATTTTCGCAGCCTTCGGCCGCATTGGAAATGAATGATCTAGCCCTACCCAACAAAGATTTTTGGGTCCGTCCCTGACCAAGGCAACATTAATTTGGAATCACTTCATAAATGTCTTCGGGGCAAGTTGGGTGTTTAATGAACAAGTTACCCGTGCATTTCTCGAGATCGATATATGGAACTTTTCCACTGcaggattctttttttttttcggaTCCTGAAAGAGGGAGTATATTGAAGAAACAAGAATTATTACAATCAAGCTAAAAACTAGAAATTACATCGAGATACAACTTTCGATTGGAAGAGTAACATATAAAATGAGATGGCCCAAAAAAAGAAacttattttgaggcatactcatccattatattatataaggtgggtttataaggggtgtctaaaggtagtgtaattacctatatatccctaaataatttcaatttgtcatagttcccttatcctcaaaaacctaaaattaaaaatcaaaataaactttaaacttaaacatctaggactccaattcaataaagaaattaatcaaacaaaggaaacacgaatcgaagtgagcgatgttggaatgcgaaatcaaaatctcaattgctcttagatgtattttagagtgtatgcgtaacaaacccaccttttttttgattgattttattttgtttgatcggtagaatatgatttcaaagatgaaattagggttttcagaagatcagttcggctgatcttgcggtatcaattttgagccgaacttagtgtatgatttagagaaacactatgttcggctaatgcgacttcaCAATATTTccagccgaacatcaattttccagccgaacctcaattttccagccgaacctcaatttttcaagccgaacctagtggatgattcactttctgagtgaagttcggctcaaaagttattagccgaactgttcatctggtcagcagatctgggttttaaaaattcaattttttggcagattcaacttataaaaggaaattaaacctcgatagaagtgtacctctgatttgaatcacacattttggtcacttctaatcactaaaatctcaaaagtcaaaacccaagctttttttcttcacttcttcttcttcctctcaaaaatcccaactctctcacataaatttgatttttctactaattaaccactaataatttaatgtttaatcaatccttaaaattcataattaatcaattctaatcatgatcatttacactaattatataagggtagttatgtcattatcaaaaatggtggatgaggggtgatgttgttttttatttagttaccctattttggcattatctattatgcctcaaaaaaatctaatatgcctcaaaataggtttccaaAAAAATCTCTTACACATTGTATGAATAAGAAGCCCATGAGACACAACCTCTTCAAAGCCTAAAAATTCATTaaatgagaatgattttttagggatcatggtttttttgaggggaccatgttTTATTTGGCCACCTTCTTTATAGTTAtatggggtgtcctaaagtgttgaaatgactaacctatccttaacctaatttaatttaaaaccaacctaataaccacctttatatataaccaccacctcctcccaccaccaccgcccaccaccaccgattaccaccaccaccacctccgattatcaccaccaccaaccaccgattaccaccaccacctcctcgcaccaccaccgcccaccaccgtcgattaccaccaccaccacctccgattatcaccaccaccaaccaccgattaccaccaccacctcttattaccaccaccgccaaccaccaccacctctatgcgcttaatttaaaacattaacaaagatatcctcacaaactcattacttgtcattcgtttttggttgaataaatgagaagtaatcatcaaaatgagttgaaaatggaagttgcagagaggtttaatggaggttttttttatcaaagaaaagttcggttacgtcgcaaaaaacaagtctcagccgaacttttagttcggttacgtcgcaaaaagttcggtttcgtcgcaaaaagttaggttatcacgaattaattttttcttaaccgaactcagagttcggttgattcacaaaaaatacttttaaccgaactccttatatttaaacaacacaagtccataagttcggttccttcgcaaaataaggatatcactgaactttaagttcggttggtagagcaatttgatatgtaaccgaacacacaagatgtacccaaataaattgttaagttcaaagttcggttacctaccattttatattaggtaaccgaatatagcactgtaactttggttttttttttatcggtgagttcggttagatacgcttttggataaaagtttgcgaaccaaccgaacttcttacacttggaatatttttttttaacgtAAAGTTCGGTTGGATAGTTGGTTGGTATGAACTTTGCGTACCAACCGAACTATGTACAAttggtaaaattttattttcacgtaaagttcggttagttattgtttgcaaagcaaccgattttctagaccctaaagttcggttacattgtgGGAAAACCGAAGATTATACTGTActaccaaaacctccattaacgagcgagtacaataacctgcgtgtttggaaaaggtaaccgaactacactttcaggtgtgttcagtaacatgttcttgacatatggtaaccgaactggcccaaatctacataaaaaatttcatttttttttgaaagttgggagcaattaaaccaacattatctaagtttgaagcatacctgataacccaaatgctcttcctccggttgtggttggtaaaatccatcgttttcatcttgagattgagtttggggaagaatacaatcaccatctaagaaataaatcATATtcagatcattgtgaagattaacaaatactctaggaaagaaaggagatgaagattcagatgtTCTATCATCAActgaatcatcacttgaatactcaagattactgaactcaaaaaaaaatttattttccatgtttttcttcttcatcttgtctaactttactctctcaataattctacttctttagcttaatcatttcacttgatttcactaatcattacccaaaattaatcagaagggtaatttaggtattaatataaatatctagataaggggtgacctagatttacttctaaatgtcttactaaaaatagaatcatggtcccccaaaaaaaccatgatccccaaaaaatcgttcttaaatGATATGGGGGAGTTGCCTATATCccagatgaaaccctaattaattaGACACCAATCTTTTCAAACCTTACTTCTCACCACGGTGGCGGTAAGGTTTACACCGCAGGTGTTGGTTACCGGTGAGGTTTTCACTGCAGGAAATTTCATGTGGAACATAATCCCTTACGCCATATGTTGGGACCATCTGGAAGGAATGAAATAATCGCATCTTTAAGGATAAAAGAGAGAAGATTTACGGCTTCAGATGTACATCATTTCCATGCAGGTCCTTCACACTGGTGCAATATTCCAGTAATCACGTATTGGAGTTTGGTACTAACCCCAAGttataccatgttaaagtctacgggcatccaactcaaaaccaattggaaatgagtggagaggcctaaAGAATTATAAACCGCAGAATCAATCAatagcaatgagtggagaggcctaaAGAATTATAAACCGCAGA
Above is a genomic segment from Papaver somniferum cultivar HN1 chromosome 10, ASM357369v1, whole genome shotgun sequence containing:
- the LOC113316528 gene encoding cytochrome P450 71B36-like, whose amino-acid sequence is MVPTIVISSAEDAQQILKTHDLEFCTRPQLAGPKRLSYNYKDMAFFPYGEYWREIGKICVLELYSTKRVQSFKAVRAEEVVVLIESKSSDSSNITLVDVLEKLTSFAHKTISRVAFGCASGQSKNQFDDGTVTAILKEVVVVLSGFSATDFFPNVGWIVDRIIGMHRKTEKCWINFNIEAKIVSNMFG
- the LOC113316529 gene encoding cytochrome P450 71B20-like, producing the protein MNVFLGGVDSPAVAVSWAMAELTKNPKALKKVQEEIRNYVGSKRKVEESDLDNFKYLKMVFKETLRLHPQAPLLLRESMEHRKINGYDIYPKTRVLINVWENGRSPQYWKNPEEFFPERFKDSSIDYLGSQNFEYIPFGGGRRGFPGMNMAVVLTELILANLLYAFDWELPKGMNKEDISMEESLSGLIIHKKIPLKLVPIKFV